Part of the Leptospira langatensis genome is shown below.
CAAACATCCCAACGAAAAAGGATCATTGCCGCAGCCTTCCTCCTACTTCTAATATTTACGCTTCTATTCTTATGGCTGAAAGAAAGGAAAGAAGAGATCCATCCGAAATCTGGTCCGATTGTCGAATTGGTATATTCCTTGGGAACTGTCAAATCCGACAGGGTCTACCATCTGAAGTTAGGCGTAACATCATCTATCCGTAAGCTTTTTGTAAAAGAAGGGGAGGTCGTTAGCGAAGGACAACAACTCCTGTACGCCGATACCGGAACACTCTTCAAGGCTCCTTTTTCTGGGACAGTCACCACACTTCCATACCAGGAGGGAGAAGTTGTGATGCCTGGTACTCCCATCCTTACCATCATGGATCTGAAGAAGACATATATCCTTCTCTCCTTGGACCAGGATTCCATGCTCAGGATACGTCCTGGACAAAAGGCGGAACTAAGCTTCGAAACGATCCGGGGGAATAAACTGACAGGTAAGGTCCATAGAGTCTATCCTTCAGATGGTCAGTTCTATGTCATGATCGATGTGGATGCGATGCCGGAGGGTGTCCTTCCAGAAATGACGGCTGACGTTGCTGTCGAGGTCGCCAGAAAAGAAAAGGCACTTCTGATTCCTGTGAAAGCAGTGGAGAAAGGAAGGATCCATATTAAGAGAGACGGACATTCTATTTGGGTAGATGCAAAGGTAGGAGCCGTGGACGGAGAATGGTGTGAAGTATTAGAGGACTCTATTCTACCTACTGACACCATACTATTGGCAAGAGAGTAGATCATACATGTTCTTTCTAGCCATTCGCCAACTCATCAGTCGACCTCAGCAAACCTTTCTGACTTTCTTCGGAATATTGCTTGGAACCGCAGGTTACGTCGTATTCTCAGGAATGATGTTAGGGTTCCAAGAATACATTACAGATCAACTTGTGAACAATGACGCGCAGATCAGGATCTCTCCAAGGGACGAAGTACTGAAGGAAGAAAGCTTCAAAGGAGTATTCTTCCCGGATTCTACGGTGCATTGGATCAAGCCTCCTTCGGGAAAGACGGATTCGACACAACTAACGAATGTGAACGGTTGGTTTTTGAAATTGGAACAGGATGAGAGGGTAGAAGCGTATGCTCCTCAACTGAACCGGCAGTTGATCTTTAAATACGGAAAGCAGACCTTACCCGGAAAATTATATGGAATCGATCCTACTCGGCAATTGCGTGTAACAACCATCGGGAATTACGTGGAAAAAGGAAATCTAAGAGACCTAGACCGAGGAGGAGATGTAATCTTCGTCGGAGCCGGATTGTTGGAAAAATTAGGAGCCGAATCGGGAGATACGATCCAAGTCGTTTCCACAAATGGAACAGTATCGAATGTAAAAGTAGCGGGAGTGATCCGAGTAGGAAATCGATTGATCGATGAAAGTTCGGTTTACGCATCATTAAGGACTGTGCAAAGAATTACGCAAGCAAACGGGATCATTTCGGAAATCGTAATCCGCCTGAAAGATGTCTCTCAAGCCGCTGAGGTCGCCACCGAATGGTCTTTCTTTACTAAAGATAAGGTCCAAAGTTGGGACCAGGCTTACGAAAGCATTCTTTCCGTGTTTAAGACCCAGAATATTGTTAGAGATACTACTACCTTTACGATCATCCTAGTTGTAGCATTCGGGATCTATAATGTACTAAATATGGTGGTAAATCATAAAAAAAGGGAGATTGCCATACTAAGATCTATTGGCTTCGACGAGAATGATACGATCCGGTTATTCATTATCCAAGGTCTATTGTTAGGATTTGTCGGTGCAATCCTGGGATTACTCGTGGGAGCGGCGGCTTGCTATGCGT
Proteins encoded:
- a CDS encoding HlyD family efflux transporter periplasmic adaptor subunit; amino-acid sequence: MSKILAFLKLIQTSQRKRIIAAAFLLLLIFTLLFLWLKERKEEIHPKSGPIVELVYSLGTVKSDRVYHLKLGVTSSIRKLFVKEGEVVSEGQQLLYADTGTLFKAPFSGTVTTLPYQEGEVVMPGTPILTIMDLKKTYILLSLDQDSMLRIRPGQKAELSFETIRGNKLTGKVHRVYPSDGQFYVMIDVDAMPEGVLPEMTADVAVEVARKEKALLIPVKAVEKGRIHIKRDGHSIWVDAKVGAVDGEWCEVLEDSILPTDTILLARE
- a CDS encoding ABC transporter permease translates to MFFLAIRQLISRPQQTFLTFFGILLGTAGYVVFSGMMLGFQEYITDQLVNNDAQIRISPRDEVLKEESFKGVFFPDSTVHWIKPPSGKTDSTQLTNVNGWFLKLEQDERVEAYAPQLNRQLIFKYGKQTLPGKLYGIDPTRQLRVTTIGNYVEKGNLRDLDRGGDVIFVGAGLLEKLGAESGDTIQVVSTNGTVSNVKVAGVIRVGNRLIDESSVYASLRTVQRITQANGIISEIVIRLKDVSQAAEVATEWSFFTKDKVQSWDQAYESILSVFKTQNIVRDTTTFTIILVVAFGIYNVLNMVVNHKKREIAILRSIGFDENDTIRLFIIQGLLLGFVGAILGLLVGAAACYALDGYPIGGTSKSGPAMMNVMKISWNYQIYLNAFLLSVVTSGIAAYIPARAASKLSPVEIIRGSA